From the Candidatus Eisenbacteria bacterium genome, one window contains:
- a CDS encoding Crp/Fnr family transcriptional regulator: MIDSKQAGCIQCLTRRSGLLQVLDGEMLERADREKRLQVYKRRQVIFHQGSAPSHVFCIHSGQVKLYKMGSKSEEQVIRVLGPGDAFGYRPLLAGETYASTAVALERTEVCAIPERTFFDLLELSPRLARVVMERLAREVRIFEDQVIGLSQRSVLQRTAHLILMMLKGCGEKTDHGVRLSAPMKRMEMAQMIGTTPETFSRTLHSLANEEILSLSRSEILVRDIEGLKRLAE; the protein is encoded by the coding sequence ATGATCGATTCAAAGCAAGCCGGCTGCATTCAGTGCCTCACCCGCCGTTCCGGGCTCCTTCAGGTTTTGGACGGAGAGATGCTCGAGCGCGCGGACCGGGAGAAGCGCCTTCAGGTCTACAAGCGCCGGCAGGTGATCTTCCATCAGGGCTCCGCTCCGAGCCACGTCTTCTGCATCCATTCCGGACAAGTCAAGCTGTACAAAATGGGGAGCAAGTCGGAGGAACAGGTGATCCGCGTGCTCGGGCCGGGGGACGCCTTCGGTTATCGTCCCCTCCTCGCCGGCGAGACCTACGCCTCCACGGCGGTCGCTCTGGAGAGGACCGAGGTCTGCGCCATACCGGAAAGGACCTTCTTCGATCTCCTCGAACTCTCCCCCCGGCTCGCCCGGGTCGTGATGGAGAGGCTCGCCCGGGAAGTGCGCATCTTCGAGGACCAGGTGATCGGGCTTTCCCAGCGCTCGGTGCTGCAAAGGACCGCTCACCTTATCTTGATGATGCTCAAGGGCTGCGGCGAGAAGACCGACCACGGCGTCCGCCTCTCCGCTCCGATGAAGCGGATGGAAATGGCGCAGATGATCGGGACCACCCCGGAAACCTTCTCCCGGACCCTCCACAGCCTGGCGAACGAGGAGATTCTCTCCCTCTCCCGTTCGGAGATCCTCGTTCGAGACATCGAGGGGCTCAAACGCCTCGCCGAATAA
- a CDS encoding undecaprenyl-phosphate glucose phosphotransferase: MHNKAPITFAFLAVLSDCAATVIGLAFAFWLRFHSGLFGAPKGVPSFDAYLSGFLFTAFGWVAIFAFLGLYRIRRGLTASEEGMLLLKGALLGALVAMSSAFLYRGVSYSRLYLALAVPAAYLAVLGGRAAIRALRACCRRRDLGVQRVLLVGGGPLLEGVRRRIELRPDLGYRIVGGLADPGLPLPEGIPPLGPIDAVADVCKREGVSRVFIVLPESHRERTVDVLRACENLPLEFEIVPDIFGKLGERMRVSDMDGIPMLVVKDFPLEAWNRFLKRTFDIAGSALLLVLLAPLFLLLAIVVRLDSPGPVFYRQRRIGRDGRVFDIVKYRSMVQGAEKETGPVWSGRGDERRTRVGAFLRRTSLDELPQLGNVLIGQMSLVGPRPERPFFVRRFERDIPRYFDRHRVKSGMTGWAQVNGLRGDTSIEERTRFDVFYVENWSVYFDVKILLLTARHVVEQAIRAER; the protein is encoded by the coding sequence GTGCACAACAAGGCGCCGATCACCTTCGCCTTTCTCGCCGTCCTTTCCGACTGCGCCGCGACGGTGATCGGGCTCGCATTCGCCTTCTGGCTCCGCTTCCACTCCGGGCTTTTCGGCGCGCCGAAAGGAGTCCCATCCTTCGACGCCTATCTCTCCGGTTTCCTCTTCACGGCCTTCGGCTGGGTGGCGATCTTCGCTTTCTTGGGTCTCTATCGGATCCGCCGGGGGCTGACCGCGTCGGAAGAGGGGATGCTCCTCTTGAAGGGCGCTCTCCTCGGTGCGCTGGTGGCGATGTCTTCCGCCTTTCTCTACCGAGGCGTCTCGTATTCGCGGCTCTACCTGGCCCTCGCCGTCCCCGCCGCCTATCTCGCCGTGCTGGGCGGTCGCGCCGCGATCCGCGCCCTGCGGGCGTGTTGCCGCCGCCGCGACCTGGGAGTACAGCGCGTGCTCCTGGTCGGAGGCGGGCCTCTCCTCGAGGGAGTGCGCCGTCGCATCGAGCTCCGCCCCGACCTGGGTTATCGGATCGTCGGGGGACTGGCCGACCCGGGCCTTCCCCTCCCGGAAGGGATTCCCCCGCTCGGGCCGATCGACGCCGTGGCCGACGTCTGCAAGCGCGAGGGGGTCTCCCGGGTTTTCATCGTGCTTCCTGAATCGCACCGGGAGCGAACCGTGGACGTGCTGCGCGCCTGCGAGAATCTCCCTCTGGAGTTCGAGATCGTTCCCGACATCTTCGGAAAGCTCGGCGAGAGGATGCGCGTAAGCGACATGGACGGCATCCCCATGTTGGTGGTCAAGGACTTCCCGCTCGAGGCGTGGAACCGTTTTCTCAAGAGGACCTTCGACATCGCCGGATCGGCGCTGCTCCTCGTCTTGCTCGCGCCGCTCTTTTTATTGTTGGCGATCGTGGTCCGCCTCGATTCCCCCGGCCCGGTTTTCTACCGGCAGAGGCGGATCGGCCGGGACGGTCGCGTCTTCGACATCGTCAAGTACCGCTCCATGGTGCAGGGGGCGGAGAAGGAGACCGGACCGGTTTGGTCGGGCCGCGGCGACGAGCGACGAACACGCGTCGGCGCCTTTCTCAGGCGGACCAGCCTGGACGAGCTCCCCCAGCTCGGAAACGTGCTGATCGGGCAGATGTCCCTGGTCGGTCCCCGCCCCGAGCGCCCCTTCTTCGTCCGCCGTTTCGAGAGGGACATCCCCCGTTATTTCGACCGGCACAGGGTCAAGTCGGGGATGACCGGCTGGGCGCAGGTGAACGGGCTCCGGGGGGACACGTCCATCGAGGAGAGGACGCGGTTCGACGTCTTCTACGTGGAGAACTGGTCGGTCTACTTCGACGTCAAGATCCTCCTCCTCACAGCCAGACACGTGGTCGAGCAGGCGATCCGGGCGGAGCGGTGA